Proteins encoded in a region of the Fusarium falciforme chromosome 6, complete sequence genome:
- a CDS encoding AAA domain-containing protein, which yields MESLLEEVHKAQEQHNTTKSSRHPFTKEAALMWTKAVNKINTFSKVIDVLVSSHPEYSALVWGSIKFLFLVTLSHQELASKISDAFCAISEALPEVDFLAIELYPVPHMQTTLATIYTHIIDFCARALKWYSKTTGNFIGKTLAAIKDPWALEFHDVVCQIQRTTARIREQAAVAHQAETRYVSSVISQVQQEVVKLQKEKELSVSPHGVLPGSATSPPPSQPSLLGTAPLVIKKIAKYFLSVRLNPENALVPGTTWRGRRRKRGNPVPDQLLASSAIFRLQIENEMLKEELKAIMTAQLASPEQAICEASESAQGPNLAKFVTFHQVSCHDSGTQTSYLDPPRLFRGGTENDHFRGTHEVGHKETYLESHPEVFFAVVRHYECDGHLIRSILTKEGQPGPRGRVLVQDHYPKEPEAKEIMIGPVAQAGLKAIIEAFPHRFPGFDNSPGFLKTETPFMVDLRFRRLPKPYPLFYLYGKTLIESLGEVDLDDLTRESLWLLCQWMEDNFRKEWDEADALFARGKVNRKHFMTLFRPGELLVRQDPNEGRPLSGAIVPWFPSNTDRAGVIQLRWEFNGILRHTSSVLGLPPGYGSLYDSDDRLLDITSLECYPLRFASVDIKEKLIARGQRFWACRRRKLVCYDEHGADSVFQAEGRFMIDYAMFKRLHPTNSIFEGHSDYTWANDQFMGIEEPPEDFLYCLPPKIHGFDFTTKAWKTLQVDDITDVTWNKRAFSQVVVPPETKELILAAVSAHGERKSMDLDIVQRKGQGLLVLLHGGPGTGKTLTAESIAEEQEMPLYRVTCGNIGTEPAEVERYFDGVLEIGRAWDCVVLLDEADVFLEERSFSDQKRNAIISIFLRILEYYDGIIILTTNRIGSFDEAFKSRIQLALGYPALGEEDRFKIWSNFIQMLHHTKVRVDMEDLQMNLPKLARVEVNGREIRNIITVARDLAKFRKETLQYQHMRDALRSSQKFSEYLNQVKGVSDDDWARADKLR from the exons ATGGAGAGCTTGCTGGAGGAGGTACACAAGGCCCAGGAGCAACACAACACAACGAAGAGTTCAAGACACCCATTCACCAAAGAAGCGGCTCTTATGTGGACTAAAGCCGTTAACAAGATCAATACTTTCAGCAAAGTCATTGATGTTCTTGTATCGAGTCATCCAGAGTACTCAGCACTCGTCTGGGGATCCATCAAGTTCCTGTTCCTG GTGACCTTGAGCCACCAAGAACTTGCGAGCAAGATTTCTGACGCTTTCTGTGCCATCAGTGAGGCCCTTCCAGAGGTAGATTTCCTGGCTATCGAGCTTTATCCTGTTCCACACATGCAGACCACCCTGGCGACCATCTACACTCACATCATCGACTTTTGCGCCCGAGCTCTAAAGTGGTACAGCAAGACAACAGGGAACTTCATTGGGAAAACATTGGCGGCGATAAAGGATCCATGGGCGCTGGAGTTTCATGATGTTGTGTGTCAAATACAACGGACAACGGCCAGGATACGAGAACAGGCGGCGGTTGCCCATCAAGCCGAGACGAGATATGTCAGCTCTGTCATTTCACAAGTACAGCAAGAGGTTGTTAAATTACAAAAAGAGAAGGAGTTGTCTGTTTCTCCTCATGGAGTCCTGCCTG GTAGTGCGACAAGTCCACCTCCGAGCCAGCCTTCATTGCTCGGAACAGCCCCTCTTGTGATCAAGAAGATAGCCAAATACTTCTTGTCTGTGCGGCTAAACCCCGAGAATGCCCTCGTTCCAGGAACGACATGGAGGGGCCGTCGACGGAAACGAGGAAACCCCGTCCCAGATCAGCTTCTGGCATCGTCTGCGATTTTTCGCCTCCAGATCGAGAACGAAATGCTCAAGGAAGAACTCAAGGCTATTATGACAGCTCAACTCGCATCCCCGGAGCAGGCTATTTGTGAAGCATCTGAATCAGCTCAAGGTCCCAACCTCGCCAAGTTTGTGACGTTCCATCAGGTGTCTTGTCACGATAGCGGCACGCAGACAAGCTACTTggatcctcctcgccttTTTAGAGGCGGCACAGAAAATGACCACTTCAGGGGAACCCACGAGGTCGGCCACAAGGAAACATACCTGGAAAGTCACCCAGAAGTTTTTTTCGCGGTTGTCAGACACTATGAATGCGATGGGCATTTAATTCGGTCGATACTGACTAAGGAAGGACAGCCCGGGCCCCGTGGTCGGGTTCTTGTTCAAGATCATTACCCCAAGGAGCCTGAAGCGAAGGAAATCATGATCGGTCCAGTTGCACAGGCTGGGCTAAAGGCAATCATAGAGGCGTTCCCCCACCGGTTTCCTGGTTTTGATAATTCTCCCGGATTTCTGAAGACAGAGACTCCCTTTATGGTAGATCTACGCTTCCGCCGGCTTCCAAAGCCATACCCCCTCTTTTACCTATATGGGAAAACACTGATCGAATCCCTCGGGGAGGTTGATCTAGATGACTTGACAAGAGAGTCGCTGTGGTTGTTGTGTCAGTGGATGGAGGACAACTTCAGGAAAGAATGGGATGAGGCCGACGCTTTGTTTGCACGAGGAAAAGTCAACAGGAAACACTTCATGACATTATTCCGGCCCGGCGAACTTCTGGTTCGTCAGGACCCTAATGAAGGCAGGCCGTTGAGCGGTGCCATTGTCCCTTGGTTCCCGTCCAACACAGATAGGGCCGGTGTTATCCAACTCCGCTGGGAATTCAATGGTATCCTAAGGCATACATCTTCAGTCCTCGGGTTACCACCGGGGTACGGCTCGTTGTATGACTCGGACGACAGGCTTCTGGATATCACTAGCCTTGAATGTTATCCGCTGAGATTTGCATCAGTGGATATCAAAGAAAAGCTCATTGCCCGAGGGCAACGATTCTGGGCATGCAGACGGCGGAAACTCGTCTGCTACGACGAGCATGGCGCAGACAGTGTCTTTCAA GCCGAGGGGCGATTCATGATCGACTACGCAATGTTTAAACGCTTACACCCTACCAATAGTATTTTCGAAGGACATTCCGATTATACTTGGGCCAACGATCAATTTATGGGGATTGAGGAGCCTCCCGAGGATTTCCTATACTGTCTACCGCCGAAGATCCACGGATTTGATTTCACTACCAAGGCCTGGA AGACCTTACAAGTGGACGACATCACTGATGTGACGTGGAACAAGAGGGCGTTCTCGCAGGTTGTTGTGCCCCCTGAGACCAAAGAGTTGATCCTAGCCGCGGTGTCGGCTCATGGGGAAAGGAAGAGCATGGATCTGGACATCGTCCAGCGCAAAGGTCAGGGGCTCCTGGTCTTGCTTCACGGCGGGCCTGGGACTGGAAAGACTCTGACAGCAGAGAGTATTGCTGAGGAACAGGAGATGCCTTTGTACCGGGTGACGTGCGGCAATATCGGGACTGAGCCTGCCGAGGTGGAACGG TATTTTGATGGTGTTCTCGAGATAGGGAGAGCCTGGGATTGCG TGGtccttcttgatgaagcAGACGTCTTTCTTGAAGAGAGGTCCTTTTCAGACCAGAAGCGAAATGCCATCATTTCAA TCTTCCTCCGCATCCTGGAGTACTATGATGGAATCATCATCTTGACAACCAACCGCATTGGGAGTTTCGATGAAGCCTTCAAGTCACGCATCCAGCTTGCCTTGGGCTACCCGGCACTTGGCGAGGAGGACAGATTCAAGATCTGGAGTAACTTTATTCAGATGCTGCATCACACCAAGGTCCGCGTAGACATGGAGGACCTGCAGATGAACCTGCCCAAGCTGGCGCGAGTCGAGGTCAACGGGCGCGAGATCCgcaacatcatcaccgtGGCGCGGGACCTGGCCAAGTTCCGAAAAGAGACGCTCCAATATCAGCACATGCGGGACGCCCTAAGGTCATCGCAGAAGTTCAGCGAGTACCTGAACCAGGTCAAGGGCGTCTCGGACGATGACTGGGCGAGGGCGGACAAGCTCAGGTAG